A region of Plantactinospora sp. BC1 DNA encodes the following proteins:
- a CDS encoding cytochrome P450, with protein sequence MAEIPEIKLADPATLADPFGAYARARELGPLARLVTPGFGTIWAVTRYAETKAMLTDPRFELNASTYQRLDVPEHCRKYLRTMQEMEGDEHARLRRLVSPAFTARRAAEFRPRIVAIVEKLLDELADRTDDGVVDLLAGFAGPLPMDVICELVGIPEAARQSWREYGAAIAAGHGPAFVAAVPAIMRDAANAVVGRTGGSGVDLLAELVGVHAEDSDRLSETELVTLVWHLVLAGQTPTNALANAVEALFRHPDQLAALRADEGLLPGAVEELTRWCGPQLLSLPRYAREDVEIAGVPIGKGEPVSAALAGANRDPRVFADPDRLDLRRPVGGPAHLGYGYGPHFCLGAALARVQLEVALGALLRRFPELAPVEDGARRVPDPGTWRLTELRVALRP encoded by the coding sequence ATGGCGGAGATCCCGGAGATCAAACTTGCCGACCCGGCGACCCTGGCCGACCCGTTCGGGGCGTACGCCCGAGCCCGCGAACTCGGCCCGCTCGCCCGGCTGGTCACGCCCGGGTTCGGCACCATCTGGGCGGTCACCCGGTACGCGGAGACGAAGGCGATGCTCACCGATCCCCGGTTCGAGCTGAACGCCTCCACCTACCAGCGACTCGACGTCCCGGAGCACTGCCGCAAATACCTGCGGACCATGCAGGAGATGGAGGGGGACGAGCACGCCCGGCTGCGCCGGCTGGTCTCACCCGCCTTCACCGCGCGCCGGGCCGCCGAGTTCCGGCCGAGGATCGTCGCGATCGTCGAGAAGCTCCTCGACGAACTGGCCGACCGGACCGACGACGGCGTCGTCGACCTGCTCGCCGGCTTCGCCGGGCCGCTGCCGATGGACGTGATCTGTGAACTGGTCGGCATCCCGGAGGCCGCCCGGCAGAGCTGGCGCGAGTACGGCGCCGCGATCGCCGCCGGGCACGGGCCGGCGTTCGTCGCCGCCGTACCGGCGATCATGCGGGACGCCGCGAACGCCGTCGTCGGGCGTACCGGCGGGTCCGGCGTCGACCTGCTCGCCGAGCTGGTCGGCGTGCACGCCGAGGACTCCGACCGGCTCAGCGAGACCGAGCTGGTCACCCTGGTCTGGCATCTCGTACTGGCCGGACAGACCCCGACCAACGCGCTGGCCAACGCCGTCGAGGCGCTGTTCCGGCACCCCGACCAGCTCGCGGCGCTGCGCGCCGACGAGGGGCTGCTGCCCGGCGCGGTCGAGGAGCTGACCCGCTGGTGCGGCCCGCAGCTGCTGAGCCTGCCCCGCTACGCCCGGGAGGACGTCGAGATCGCCGGTGTGCCGATCGGCAAGGGCGAGCCGGTCAGCGCCGCACTGGCCGGCGCCAACCGGGATCCCCGGGTGTTCGCCGATCCGGACCGGCTCGACCTGCGCCGCCCCGTCGGCGGACCCGCACACCTCGGGTACGGGTACGGACCGCACTTCTGCCTGGGTGCGGCACTGGCCCGGGTGCAGCTCGAGGTCGCGCTCGGCGCCCTGCTCCGCCGGTTCCCGGAACTCGCACCGGTCGAGGACGGGGCACGCCGGGTACCCGATCCCGGAACCTGGCGGCTGACCGAGCTGCGGGTGGCACTGCGCCCCTAG
- a CDS encoding TetR/AcrR family transcriptional regulator, with protein sequence MVRRNRIEMQEHNRAKVLAAARDEFTERGFRDAKIDQIAERADLTRGAVYSNFPSKRALYFAVLAEAAEAADEPEYRPTARTAGAALADFARAWLARLPLATEDRHSASRLGRDLVPEILADERTSLPFAQLTGLSAIVLGLALERLGSGRAPARMVRVAETALTTLHGAGQLAAAAPGFGEPFTVVRACEQLAELDLDDEWGPPHLPYVSPARPVDQPWNPPAAIDALRDEPARLTGDGVVAVLGLHRLTAVEEARRAAPADAEVTVVLVTGNPGELGPLARLTVTELRGCLRAAVPAAARSRLQLVHDETGALAAAAGVAACSDATESAVRVEAGRIVARADGYGACHAVADG encoded by the coding sequence ATGGTCCGGCGCAACAGGATCGAGATGCAGGAACACAACCGCGCCAAGGTGCTGGCCGCCGCGCGCGACGAGTTCACCGAGCGCGGCTTCCGGGACGCCAAGATCGATCAGATCGCCGAGCGGGCCGACCTGACCCGGGGCGCCGTCTACTCCAACTTCCCCAGCAAGCGGGCGCTCTACTTCGCCGTACTGGCCGAGGCGGCCGAGGCGGCGGACGAGCCGGAGTACCGGCCGACGGCCCGGACGGCCGGCGCGGCGCTGGCCGACTTCGCCCGGGCCTGGCTGGCCCGGCTCCCCCTGGCCACCGAGGACCGGCACAGCGCGTCCCGGCTCGGCCGCGACCTCGTCCCCGAGATCCTCGCCGACGAACGGACCAGCCTGCCGTTCGCCCAACTGACCGGGCTGAGCGCGATCGTGCTCGGCCTGGCCCTGGAGCGGCTCGGGTCCGGGCGGGCTCCGGCCCGGATGGTCCGGGTCGCGGAGACCGCGTTGACCACCCTGCACGGCGCCGGTCAGCTCGCCGCCGCCGCGCCCGGCTTCGGCGAACCGTTCACCGTCGTCCGCGCCTGCGAACAGCTCGCCGAACTGGACCTCGACGACGAGTGGGGGCCGCCGCACCTGCCGTACGTCTCCCCGGCCCGTCCCGTCGACCAGCCGTGGAACCCGCCGGCCGCGATCGACGCGCTGCGCGACGAGCCGGCCCGGCTGACCGGGGACGGCGTGGTGGCGGTCCTCGGGCTGCACCGGCTGACCGCCGTCGAGGAGGCCCGCCGCGCCGCCCCGGCCGATGCCGAGGTGACCGTCGTGCTGGTCACCGGCAACCCCGGCGAGCTGGGCCCGCTGGCCCGGCTCACCGTTACCGAGCTGCGCGGCTGTCTCCGCGCGGCGGTCCCGGCGGCGGCCCGGTCCCGGCTCCAGCTCGTGCACGACGAGACGGGCGCGCTCGCCGCCGCGGCCGGCGTGGCGGCGTGCAGCGACGCCACCGAGAGCGCGGTACGCGTCGAAGCCGGCCGGATCGTCGCCCGCGCCGACGGCTACGGCGCCTGCCACGCCGTGGCCGACGGCTGA